The genomic segment CTTCGGAGACTGTGCGGACCTCGAAGGCTTTTCCCTTTTCATAGCGGAAGAACTTGTCCTTGGCGGAATCATATTCGAAGGTAACGAAGTTTTCTACGCTGGTTACATAAGGCAGGCTGACGGTATCCACGGTTTTGCCGGTATAGCTGGGCGCATCGCTGAAGGAGAACTGGATGCGGTTGTTGGGCGTGTAATCGTAGAGCTCTTCGTCAATTTTGCCGAGATCGGTATAGACGTTGTGCGGCGCGGAACGGGATTTATCGCGCCAGAAGTAGTCGTTGTAAGTTCCCTTGATGCCGTCTACCCGCAGTTTGATGTACTTGGTGGAAGAGCCGTAGATATAGGAAGGGGAGTTGGGATCGTCCGGGCCGCCGTAGTGAACCAGCGGGGAATCCCACTCTTTTTGCATGTTGATATAGTATAGGCGTGCCGAGCGGATAGGGCCGGCGACACTGGGCTTCTGGTCGTTGAAGATGCACATGAACCGGGTGATATCGCCCTCTGCCATAGCCTCATAGATGATATCCGCCTGCTGCAAACCCGTCTGCGGCCGAGCCTGCGACTGGTTTTCTATCATGACGGAGATGGGCTTATACTCCGGCGGCGCATCGTAAGCCGTGCCGGTTGTGGGAGAATAGTAGACGGTGGGATCAGAAGAAGGCTCCTCCGATGCGGCAACCGTCGGAGAGGGCAGAACTTCCTGGCTGGCTTC from the Christensenellaceae bacterium 44-20 genome contains:
- a CDS encoding DUF3048 domain-containing protein; translation: MKKALAFVLALLCLPLLFSCGAEQQPEASQEVLPSPTVAASEEPSSDPTVYYSPTTGTAYDAPPEYKPISVMIENQSQARPQTGLQQADIIYEAMAEGDITRFMCIFNDQKPSVAGPIRSARLYYINMQKEWDSPLVHYGGPDDPNSPSYIYGSSTKYIKLRVDGIKGTYNDYFWRDKSRSAPHNVYTDLGKIDEELYDYTPNNRIQFSFSDAPSYTGKTVDTVSLPYVTSVENFVTFEYDSAKDKFFRYEKGKAFEVRTVSEDEDGKQTTTTAPLSVQNLIVQYAETYVRNNDGGRRMVEMVGEGKCEFFIGGKHISGSWERKSLDDSTQYYDENGLPIILKPGNTWIAVHPDNKQIGITYAGE